In Deinococcus puniceus, one genomic interval encodes:
- a CDS encoding MSMEG_1061 family FMN-dependent PPOX-type flavoprotein gives MNAAFTFSPAEVPMTVPADPHAVLSISALESLYPAPNASVSLKVIDHIDDGLRDSLALSPLCFLATASAAGHLDCSPRGDPAGTLQVPDPYTLLLPDRPGNNRLDSLRNIVENPEVGLIFLLPGVNEVVRVNGRARLSTDPELLGRFEVSGKLPRLVISIAVREAFMHCPRAFSAAELWNPERHLTPQQRPDFVSIFKEHVARNAALTGQTP, from the coding sequence ATGAACGCCGCTTTCACCTTCTCCCCCGCCGAGGTTCCCATGACTGTACCCGCCGACCCCCACGCCGTTCTGAGTATCAGCGCCCTAGAAAGCCTGTATCCGGCCCCCAATGCCAGCGTTTCCCTGAAGGTGATAGACCACATAGATGACGGGCTGCGCGACAGTTTGGCCCTGTCTCCGCTGTGTTTTCTGGCGACGGCTAGTGCGGCGGGCCACCTCGATTGCTCGCCGCGCGGCGACCCCGCCGGAACGCTGCAAGTGCCCGACCCATACACCCTGCTGCTGCCTGACCGCCCCGGCAACAACCGCCTCGACAGCCTGCGAAATATCGTGGAAAACCCGGAAGTGGGGCTGATTTTCCTGCTTCCCGGCGTGAATGAAGTGGTGCGGGTCAATGGCCGCGCCCGCCTCAGCACCGATCCCGAGTTGCTGGGGCGCTTTGAGGTGTCAGGCAAATTGCCCCGCTTGGTCATTTCCATCGCCGTGCGTGAGGCGTTTATGCACTGCCCCCGTGCCTTTTCTGCCGCCGAACTCTGGAACCCAGAGCGGCATCTGACGCCCCAGCAGCGGCCCGATTTCGTCTCTATTTTTAAGGAGCATGTGGCGCGGAATGCCGCTCTCACAGGCCAAACGCCTTGA
- a CDS encoding DUF2726 domain-containing protein — protein sequence MSLLMILLVVGAALVVLAVMMAARAKRTQSPTSAGAAQRSASAPAKQRSAKQLPQGQVRFSTAEAERQQQLREQEEAASVHPSHVPGGIPESLPIKLKGYFFSKSELAFFQTLEGALPQGFRVFPNVRLNDLFLITAPPHQRQGTYARLRDKHVDFLIVALPDFRPVCAIELDGASHDQPQQQYRDAVKDVAFRSAGLPLLRLRAEGNHTRQSVQKLLEGYVRQRTVA from the coding sequence ATGAGCCTGCTGATGATTTTGCTTGTGGTGGGTGCAGCGCTGGTGGTGTTGGCCGTGATGATGGCGGCGCGGGCCAAGCGCACCCAAAGCCCGACATCTGCTGGTGCTGCCCAGCGTTCTGCGTCTGCCCCGGCCAAACAGCGTTCGGCCAAACAGTTGCCGCAGGGCCAAGTCCGCTTTTCCACTGCCGAGGCCGAGCGCCAACAGCAACTCCGCGAGCAAGAGGAAGCCGCCAGCGTCCACCCTTCGCATGTTCCGGGCGGCATTCCCGAATCTTTGCCCATCAAGCTCAAGGGGTACTTTTTCAGCAAGAGTGAACTGGCCTTTTTTCAGACGCTGGAAGGCGCGTTGCCGCAGGGCTTCCGGGTGTTCCCCAATGTGCGCCTGAACGACTTGTTCCTGATCACTGCGCCCCCGCACCAGCGGCAGGGCACCTACGCCCGGTTGCGCGACAAGCACGTGGATTTTCTGATCGTGGCCCTGCCCGATTTCCGGCCCGTGTGCGCCATAGAACTGGACGGGGCCAGCCATGACCAGCCCCAGCAGCAGTACCGCGACGCCGTGAAGGACGTGGCTTTCCGTAGTGCGGGCCTGCCCCTCCTTCGCCTACGGGCCGAGGGCAACCATACCCGCCAGAGCGTGCAAAAGCTGCTGGAAGGGTACGTGAGACAGCGCACGGTGGCGTAG